In Spirochaetota bacterium, the genomic window GTATTGTGCTTGAGCCAGATGGGCCATGTGCTTGCAATACGGTCTGACAAAGAGTCATTGTTTACGCGTGGCTTATTATCAAACAAACCCTTATTGGGGGCATTTGTACTCACATTTTTGCTTCAGATGGCAACTATCTACGTCCCATCCCTCAATCCAATTTTCAAAACACAACCTCTGACACTTGAAGAATTATTAATCACTTTAGGATTATCATCAGTAGTATTTATTGCAGTTGAAATTGAAAAATATTTTAAAAGAAGAAATGAATTACGAGTTTCATAAACAAGTGAATCTGATGGCATCAGGGTAAAAAATTTAAAGGATTTTTACAGGAGCTGTTTGTGGCAATATTTGAAGTCATATAAATGTAGTCAAAATATTAATTGTAAGGCTTCTAGAGACTAAATTCCATCAAGATATTTTTCATGTCTATCATAAAGTAAGAAAAGATTTCAAACAAGGTTTGATATAACGACAGTAAAATACTATATAATATTATTTTTGGAGCAGATAGCTCTTCAATAAAAGCCTGAGTCAAGCTATGTTAAATCAT contains:
- a CDS encoding cation-translocating P-type ATPase C-terminal domain-containing protein, encoding VLCLSQMGHVLAIRSDKESLFTRGLLSNKPLLGAFVLTFLLQMATIYVPSLNPIFKTQPLTLEELLITLGLSSVVFIAVEIEKYFKRRNELRVS